Proteins encoded in a region of the Dreissena polymorpha isolate Duluth1 chromosome 6, UMN_Dpol_1.0, whole genome shotgun sequence genome:
- the LOC127833380 gene encoding uncharacterized protein LOC127833380: protein MRYSEDTKLFWKIGWRLFGCRFVNFMAGFKNQSEYSLGISEKSKYSPKTSKINFAVPDIKVLRSFDRFKCDSQRDPGIYDDVISLLEQNAGHMSFCLTFDGKKLKQGLTQQFGDVDLIGFENGPTLMEKRSILQQTTEDLSVLSSQIRSQFDKKVPLKRLPDELKAQLKHFLLNMLKTVSTGKHEMEQIKRKKEYAKDKLMERSDETNWRNGKFGYAISAIIAYIYDIDTFVGKSEKVIREICVCVASLNGKLFVDDRNVSLENNSAFYAIDELQNVDENYSTRLIKQRTERWFELRASAKITGSTLYKGLGFDGLKNQKDYFEGQFCGVPSKTPSEYIANAMKHGQDNEINAVATLVGKILPVVLPDLVYCEEGCVVVHDECLNPFLVVSPDGSLRRDVSMKSSEYAVEIKCPIRDVHYEFPERYLLQCLSEIEALDVGKLIYLSWTDTFTSVFIVDRNKSLFAKAMQLANSLFGGSKIEMPTRLPDQIKLLKEEMHTCCKTIPLIGLFPSAFVGNPKTCSDQERTVYDMTCLLESVQDFHARRYELKREKASESIVFICSDLNRSWDKNTRYNVPVAWLTKGYSLDTQTMRQISEGVHMKCHAAGIHIPCQSFDGQWHNIVTRTIDNKPLTILQLQKDVWREVEQMRKQTIITKFREINTCPTWFVAQNDKFKRIIVSNYITDVPKIKLERNKPSTKENTIGGTHEIREDSNACIDVRDNSDIQTNSTEEDVVENEMLTTPYSVTDKDARCLLALLKSDKASNNKGQWDDKEEDHIKESMSMSMKLKCMRDVELKVLVRYFRKTRNLTLNETATKTRKLEELSGMLGLSKPETEKGSSKRSSKKQYHTKSLRDLAVKVLTTKVSKQALNCAYAEIIWNDQYIKWKSEAPVLDKISINETGISREWFYHPEFSTARNQLEVKCIDATHLLTRTRRKCCKGGLDGLSNSAWKRVARTGKTLLTPIMVDDITDPMSSAMAATHFSDKVESEMRQMGEIESADLCRDIRMWWEAEDCSGIPALERFRMRESLRKRLLSHVEFCKFPPPTMNVAGWPIQLWEALLSHIDAKTMLYELCHGGCYNVRAFSSLIGETFFSELVLHDKTGCGTVSAAEFGRFIGTATEQLHMRQDPDRKFFYRTSRSHVYGLTGSTESSTAQPTNSDGCNTQQQNDIIRKIRLKDHEFDIPKRKEPKRKFDTVSTSRNALQKGTLGVRWERARRNDSKMLLTSKMGIDIDP, encoded by the exons ATGCGATACAGTGAGGACACAAAACTGTTTTGGAAAATAGGGTGGCGTTTGTTTGGTTGTCGATTTGTAAATTTTATGGCTGGATTCAAAAACCAGTCTGAATATTCGCTGGGTATTTCTGAGAAAAGTAAATATAGTCCAAAAACTTCAAAGATAAACTTTGCTGTTCCAGATATCAAAGTGCTTCGTTCTTTTGATCGTTTTAAGTGTGACAGCCAACGTGACCCTGGGATTTACGATGATGTAATTTCATTGCTCGAACAGAATGCAGGTCACATGTCATTTTGTCTTACATTCGATGGCAAAAAACTCAAACAAGGTTTAACACAACAATTTGGCGACGTTGATCTAATTGGATTTGAAAACGGACCAACACTAATGGAAAAAAGATCAATTTTGCAGCAGACTACTGAAGACTTAAGTGTATTATCCTCACAAATCCGGAGTCAATTTGACAAGAAAGTTCCTTTAAAAAGGTTGCCAGATGAGCTGAAAGCACAACTCAAGCATTTTCTCTTGAATATGCTTAAAACTGTGTCAACAGGAAAACATGAGATGgagcaaataaaaaggaaaaaagagTATGCCAAAGATAAGTTGATGGAACGAAGTGATGAAACTAACTGGAGAAATGGGAAGTTTGGTTATGCGATAAGTGCCATTATTGCATACATCTATGACATTGACACGTTTGTTGGGAAATCTGAGAAAGTTATTCGAGAAATATGCGTGTGTGTGGCTTCACTCAATGGAAAATTGTTTGTGGATGATAGGAACGTTAGCTTAGAAAACAACAGTGCATTTTATGCTATTGATGAACTTCAAAATGTGGACGAAAACTACAGTACAAGATTAATCAAGCAGAGAACTGAAAGGTGGTTTGAATTGCGTGCATCAGCCAAGATTACCGGCAGCACACTGTACAAAGGGCTTGGGTTTGATGGTCTGAAAAATCAGAAAGACTATTTTGAAGGTCAGTTCTGTGGCGTCCCCAGCAAAACACCATCTGAATACATAGCTAATGCAATGAAGCATGGTCAAGATAATGAAATCAATGCCGTAGCAACACTTGTTGGCAAGATTTTGCCTGTCGTTTTGCCTGATTTAGTTTACTGTGAAGAAGGCTGTGTCGTGGTGCATGACGAATGTCTAAACCCATTTTTAGTTGTTTCACCAGACGGAAGTCTGCGACGAGACGTATCGATGAAAAGTTCAGAATATGCAGTCGAAATAAAATGCCCAATACGTGACGTACATTATGAGTTCCCAGAAAGATACCTGCTGCAATGTTTATCTGAAATTGAGGCACTTGATGTCGGAAAACTTATATACTTGTCCTGGACCGACACATTTACCTCTGTCTTTATCGTTGACAGGAATAAATCTTTGTTTGCTAAGGCGATGCAGCTCGCAAATTCATTATTTGGTGGTTCCAAGATAGAGATGCCAACTAGGTTGCCGGATCAAATAAAACTTCTCAAAGAAGAAATGCATACATGTTGCAAGACAATACCATTGATTGGACTCTTTCCATCTGCATTTGTTGGAAACCCTAAAACATGCTCTGACCAAGAAAGAACTGTATATGATATGACTTGCCTTTTAGAATCAGTACAAGACTTTCACGCCAGAAGATATGAACTTAAAAGAGAAAAGGCATCAGAAtcgattgtgtttatttgttctgACCTAAATAGAAGTTGGGATAAAAACACAAGGTATAATGTTCCAGTTGCGTGGTTAACAAAGGGTTACAGTCTCGACACACAGACAATGAGACAAATATCAGAGGGAGTACATATGAAGTGTCATGCAGCTGGTATACACATTCCATGTCAATCCTTTGATGGCCAGTGGCACAATATTGTTACTAGAACAATCGACAATAAGCCTCTGACAATACTTCAACTCCAGAAAGATGTATGGCGAGAAGTTGAGCAAATGCGAAAACAGACAATAATCACTAAGTTTCGAGAAATCAATACCTGTCCAACTTGGTTTGTCGCACAAAATGACAAGTTCAAACGAATAATTGTGAGCAATTACATAACGGATGTGCCAAAAATAAAACTTGAAAGAAACAAACCTTCAACAAAAGAAAATACAATAGGAGGGACACACGAAATTCGAGAAGATTCAAATGCATGTATTGATGTTAGAGATAACTCGGACATACAAACAAACTCAACGGAAGAAGACGTAGTAGAGAATGAAATGTTGACAACTCCATATAGTGTCACCGACAAAGATGCACGTTGCTTACTTGCTTTATTAAAGTCAGACAAAGCAAGCAACAACAAAGGTCAATGGGATGACAAAGAAGAAGATCACATTAAAGAAAGTATGTCTATGTCAATGAAACTTAAATGCATGCGAGATGTAGAGCTTAAAGTTCTTGTAAGGTACTTTAGAAAGACGCGAAACTTGACACTGAACGAAACGGCAACTAAAACTCGCAAATTAGAAGAACTTTCAGGAATGCTTGGACTATCAAAGCCTGAAACGGAAAAAGGATCTTCGAAAAGGTCTTCGAAAAAACAGTATCACACCAAATCATTGCGTGATTTAGCAGTCAAAGTACTAACAACTAAAGTTTCAAAGCAAGCATTAAACTGTGCTTACGCAGAGATCATTTGGAACGATCAGTATATCAAGTGGAAATCTGAAGCTCCAGTTTTGGACAAAATTAGTATTAATGAGACTGGCATTTCTAGAGAATGGTTCTACCACCCAGAGTTCAGTACAGCCAGAAATCAGCTGGAAGTGAAGTGTATCGATGCCACACATTTGCTTACACGAACAAGAAGGAAATGTTGTAAAGGTGGTCTTGATGGGTTAAGCAATAGTGCTTGGAAAAGAGTTGCAAGAACGGGGAAAACATTGCTGACTCCAATCATGGTGGATGACATTACAGATCCTATGTCATCTGCGATGGCTGCAACCCACTTCTCAGACAAAGTTGAATCAGAAATGCGTCAAATGGGGGAGATCGAATCAGCAGATTTATGCAGAGACATTCGAATGTGGTGGGAGGCAGAGGACTGTTCGGGAATCCCGGCGCTTGAAAGGTTCAGAATGAGAGAGAGTCTTCGAAAACGTCTCTTGTCTCATGTTGAGTTCTGCAAATTTCCACCACCAACAATGAACGTTGCAGGATGGCCAATACAGCTCTGGGAGGCACTACTGTCACATATCGATGCCAAAACCATGCTGTACGAACTTTGCCATGGAGGCTGTTACAACGTTAGAGCGTTTAGTAGTCTAATTGGAGAAACATTTTTCTCTGAACTTGTTCTCCATGACAAGACCGGATGCGGCACTGTTTCTGCTGCCGAGTTTGGACGTTTCATTGGAACAGCAACAGAGCAGCTGCATATGCGTCAAGACCCAGACAG GAAGTTTTTTTACCGTACTAGTCGCTCCCATGTGTATGGCTTGACTGGATCAACTGAGAGCAGCACTGCACAGCCGACCAACAGTGACGGATGCAATACGCAACAGCAGAATGACATCATTCGAAAAATAAGATTAAA GGACCACGAATTTGACATTCCAAAACGGAAGGAACCTAAACGAAAATTTGACACCGTGTCAACAAGCAGAAACGCTCTCCAGAAGGGAACGTTGGGTGTCCGATGGGAGAGGGCAAGACGAAATGACAGCAAAATGCTTCTAACATCAAAAATGGGAATTGACATTGACCCGTAA